TTGACGCCACGGCTTTGGGGCAGAACAATTTCTGCATCCAGTGGCTCGTTCAGATAGGACTGAAGTTCAATTTCACCCAGCCCCAGGGCCTGTGCGACGCCGGATCCGAGCCCTCCCGCCAGAGCCAGGGCAACCGCAAGCTTGCGTACCTTCATGCTTTTTCCTTTCCAGTCTCCGTTATTCGTTACTGCTCTCTTTCAAACAGAATCGGACGAGGTTGGATGACTTCCGTCTGGATCATTCTCGTTATTATGAGTTCTTTTTAATTTTCAGTCCGGCAAGTATTGTTGATAAAACCTCTTTTATCAATCAATCAGCCGCAATCCTTGTACCATTTTTTTATCAATCGCGCGGAACTACCTAGCGCTCTTGAAAATAACAGGGGCGGAGGCTGAAATCAGCCTCCGCCCCATTACCGGTTCACTGAAACCGGACACAGTTGGCATTTATTGCCTCTGTGTAACAATTTTTAACGCTCCTGAAGGATCCGGAGCATCCGACGAAGTGGCTCAGCGGCACCCCAAAGCAACTGGTCGCCCACGGTGAACGCAGAAATGTACTCCGGTCCCATGGTCAGTTTACGGATGCGGCCAATCGGCACGCTCAATGTGCCTGTCACCTTCGCAGGGGTCAGTTCCTCGATGGTCGCATCGCGATCATTGGGGATGACCTTCACCCAGTCGTTCGCTTTGGCAAGGATCGATTCGATTTCAGAAACCGGCAGATCCTTCTTGAGCTTGATGGTCAGCGCCTGGCTGTGGGAGCGCATCGCGCCGATACGCACACAGATACCATCAATGGGAATCGGGTTATCGGAGCGACCAAGAATCTTGTTGGTCTCAACACCCGCTTTCCACTCCTCCTTGCTCATTCCGTTGTCGAGCTGCTTGTCGATAAACGGAATCAGGCTGCCCGCCAGGGGCACCTGGAAGTGCTCGGTCGGGAAGCCATCCGAACGCATGGTTTCGGTTACCTTGCGGTCGATCTCCAGGATCGCAGAGGACGGATCATCCAGCTCGGATTTCACGCTTTGATTGAGCTCACCCATCTGGTTCAGCAGCTCGCGCATATTCTGTGCGCCAGATCCGGAAGCCGCCTGGTAGGTCATGGGTGAGACCCACTCAATCAGATCCTGCTCCAGCAGGCCACCAAGGGCGAGCATCATCAGGCTCACGGTGCAGTTGCCACCGATGTAGTCCTTGACGCCTTTCTCAAGGGCAGCATCAATCACGTTACGGTTGACCGGATCCAGAACAATCACGGAATGGTCGACCATCCGGAGCGTGGAGGCTGCATCTATCCAGTAGCCTTCCCAACCTGCGTCCCGCAGCTTCTGATAAACCGCACCGGTGTAATCGCCACCCTGACAGGTCACGATCACATCCATCGTTTTCAGAATCTCGACGTCAAATGCGTCCTGAAGAGGCGGAACGCCTTCCTTACCTACGTCCGGTGCAGGCTTGCCAGCCTGGGAAGTGGTGAAAAACACCGGTTCGATGTCGGCGAAATCGTTTTCTTCACGCATGCGCTGCATGAGGACCGAGCCCACCATGCCACGCCAACCTACAAGTCCAACTCGCTTCATGTGCGATCTTTAGACCTCGTTTTATGCCCGCCCTCTACCTTTATCGCTGGCAGGGACAGGATGGATGATCCCGCGGCAACTGCGTCCCGTTGCCGTCGGGTCTCAAATACACTGGCCGGGGCCTCGGCTTTACAGCGCTGCCAGAACCGCCTCACCCATTTCCCGGGTTGAGACCTTCTTCGCGCCCTCGGACATGATGTCCGCAGTACGCAGCCCCTGATCCAGAACCTTGCTGACCGCCGCTTCAATAGCTTCAGCGGCCTTTTCCTCATTCAGACTGTACCGCAGCATCATGGCGGCACTGAGGATAGTGGCCAGCGGATTGGCAATACCCTGGCCGGCAATATCCGGCGCAGACCCGTGGCAGGGCTCATACATACCCTGCTTTTCCGAGTTCAGCGACGCCGATGGCAACATGCCAATTGAGCCGGTGAGCATAGCCGCTTCGTCCGAGAGAATATCACCAAACATGTTTCCAGTCACAATCACATCAAACTGCTTCGGTGCGCGGACCAGTTGCATGGCGGCATTGTCCACATACATATGAGACAGCTCGACATCCGGATATTCCCGGCGCAAATCGTTCATGATTTCGCGCCACAGAACAGTTACTTCCAGCACGTTGGCCTTGTCCACAGAGCACAGTTTCTTGCCCCTCTGCTGGGCGGCCTCAAAGGCAACGCGACCAATACGACGAATTTCCGATTCGGTGTAGGCGTAGGTGTTGTAACCCTGGCGCTCGCCGCTCTCCAACTCACGCACGCCACGAGGCTGGCCAAAATAAATACCACCAGTCAGCTCACGGACAATCATGATATCCAGACCGGAAACAACCTCGGGCTTCAGGGAGGAGGCAGAGGCCAGCTGCGGATAAAGAATGGCCGGGCGCAGATTGGCGAAGAGCTCAAGGTTGGAGCGCAGGCCCAACAGGCCTTTTTCGGGGCGCTTAGCCATCGGCAGGCTGTCCCACTGGGGGCCGCCAACAGCGCCCAATAGAATCGCATCGGCCCTGGTTGCCTTCTCAAGGGTTTCATCCGGCAGCGGCGTGTCGGCCTCATCAATCGCCGCGCCGCCCACGAGGCCGGACTCGAAGCTCAGACCCAGATTGAACTGATCGTTAATCTTATGAAGTACCTTTTCCGCTTCGGCAACGATTTCCGGACCGATACCGTCGCCTGGGAGCATCAGGATTGTTCTGGACATGTTGTTTCCTTGTTCTATTCCTCAATGTCGGATTACGCCACCGGCTAATCCGACCTACGTTTTCGGGTATTCCTGCGAGATGACAGGCAGGTCGGATTAGCGCCAGCGTAATCCGACACTAAGATCAGCTGCCAGCGCCAAATAACCAGGGCGCCGTCTTCCGGCGGCTTTCCTCGTAAGATCGGATCAACTCCGCATCTTCCAGAGTGACCCCAATGTCGTCGAGGCCGTTCAGCAGGCAATGACGACGAAAATCATCCACCTCAAACGTGAAGGTTTCCCCGGCTGGTGTGGTCACGGTTCTCGCTTCCAGATCGACGGCCAGCTGATAGCCTTCACTCTGTTCGACTTCCTTGAACAGTTGGTCGACTACTTCCTCTGGAAGAACAATGGGTAACAGCCCATTCTTAAAGCAGTTATTATAGAAAATATCGGCAAAACTCGGGGCGATGATCACCCGGAAACCGAAATCTTCCAACGCCCACGGCGCGTGCTCCCGGCTGGACCCACAGCCAAAGTTACGCCGCGCCAACAGTACACTGGCGTTTTTGTACCGATCCTGATTCAGGACAAAATCCGGATTGATCGGTCGGGTGGAGCAATCCTGGTCCGGCTTGCCCTCATCCATATAACGCAGTTCATCAAACAGGTTCGGACCAAAGCCGGTGCGCTTGATGGACTTCAGAAACTGCTTCGGAATAATCATGTCCGTATCCACATTGGAACGGTCCATGGGGGCGACAACGCCCTGATGTTGCTTGAATGCGCGCATGGTTCTCTCCTGTGGATCAGTTCATCAGCTCACGGACATCAACGAAATGCCCTGTTACCGCGGCAGCGGCAGCCATGGCCGGGCTTACCAGGTGGGTTCGCCCACCGAAGCCCTGCCGACCCTCGAAGTTCCGGTTAGAGGTAGAGGCACAATGCTCACCCTGCCCCAGCTTGTCGGCATTCATGGCCAGACACATGGAGCAGCCCGGATCACGCCATTCCAGACCGGCTTCGATAAAGATCTTGTCCAACCCTTCCTGCTCTGCCTGGGCTTTCACCAGCCCGGACCCCGGCACCACCATGGCCTGTTTCAGGATCGGAGAGACCTTGCGACCTTTGACCACGGCGGCTGCCTCTCGTAGGTCTTCAATCCGGCTGTTGGTACAGGAACCGATAAACACCCGGTCCAACTTGATGTCAGTAATTGCCATATTGGGCTGCAAACCCATGTACTTGAGAGCGCGAACAATGCCTTCCCGCTTGATCGGATCGGCTTCCTGTTCCGGATCAGGCACCTTGCCATCGATTCCGGCCACCATTTCCGGCGACGTACCCCAGCTCACCTGTGGCTGGATTTCCGAGCCTTCCAGCTCGACAACCTTGTCGAAGACCGCGTCGCTGTCGCTGTGCAGGGTGCGCCAGTACTCAACCGCAGCGTCCCATTGCTCACCCTCGGGCCCGAATGGACGATTGCGGACATACTCAATGGTGGTGTCATCAACCGCGACCATACCAACCCGTGCACCGGCCTCGATGGACATGTTGCAGATGGTCATCCGCCCTTCCATGCTCAGCCCCTGAATGGCCTCGCCGCCGAATTCGATGGCGTAACCAGTGCCGCCGGCAGTTCCGATCTTGCCTATGATGGCCAGCACGACATCCTTGCCGGTAACGCCAGGCCCCAGCTTGCCGTTCACCTTCACCAGCATGTTCTTCATCTTTTTCTGGACGAGACACTGGGTGGCCAGCACATGCTCAACCTCACTGGTACCAATACCATGAGCCAGGCAACCAAAGGCGCCGTGGGTAGAGGTGTGGGAATCGCCACAAACGATGCTCATCCCTGGCAGGGTTGCACCCTGTTCGGGCCCGATCACGTGCACAATGCCCTGGCGCTGGTCCTTGATCTTGAACTCAAGAATTCCGAACTCGTCGCAGTTCTTGTCCAGCGTTTCCACCTGAATTCGGGAAACCGGGTCTACAATGCCCTCAACACCGCGGTCGCGGTCTGTGGTGGGCACGTTATGGTCCGGCGTCGCAATATTGGCATCGATACGCCACGGCTTTCGCCCGGCCAAACGCAGGCCTTCGAATGCCTGGGGTGATGTCACTTCGTGCAGCAGCTGGCGATCGATGTAAATCAACGCCGAGCCGTCATCGCGCTGTTTGACGAGATGATCGTCCCACAATTTGTCGTATAAGGTCTTGCCCGCCATGGTTCTCTCTCACTCTCTGGGGGTTTCTGGTTCTGACGTTTGATGTTGGTATCTTACCGCCTGGAGCCGGATAACCTCAATTCATGTTTTTTATCTTTGGCATCCCTTTTGGTTATACTTTGGTGAAGGTCGCGTGGAGGAGGCTGCCTCCCAAAACACGCCCGTGAATACATCCCTGTAGGGCTCGGTCGCGCCATCCCTGGCGCTCCACGGTTTTGGGAGGCAGCCTCCTCCACACTCCCCAGACTCTCGATTATTCAGCAGACTTTGGGGAGCGGGTTGGAACAGCGTTTTCAAAACCGTAGAGGGCCATGGATGGCCCGATTCGAGCCCACATGGACGTGCTTGTAGGCGTGTTTTGAAAACGCTGTTCCAATCCGGGACCTTCTCCCGGATTGAAGATCAGGAACAAAGGTATGGATTCAAACGCGCTTAAAGCCTTTCTGACAATCGTCGACCAGGGCTCCTTTTCAGAGGCTGCGGAAACGCTGCACCTGACACAGCCGGCCATATCCAAACGCCTGGCTGCGCTGGAAAACCAGCTTGGCACCAGTCTTATCGACCGGAGCCACCGACAGATTCGGCTGACCGATGCTGGTAGCCGGCTGCTGCCGCATGCGCGTCGAATACTGGATGAAATCCACAATGCCCGGGTTGCGTTGTCGCCGGACTCCGGACAAGTGGAGGGTGAGCTTCAGATTATCGCAAGCCACCATATCGGCCTGCACCATTTGCCGAACTGGCTCCGACGGTTCAAGCGGGAATACCCCCAGGTATCCATCAACCTGCAATTCATGGAATCCGACGCCGCCTATGAACAAATGCGAAAACGCAACGCCGAGCTCGCGTTTGTGACACTCAGCGACAGCATGGAACCCAGTTTTCATGTTTTCGCCCAATGGCCAGACCAGATGGTATTCGTGGCCGGTGCTGAGCATCCTCTGGCGTCACTAAAGCGCCCGGGACTGTCAAATCTCGCAGGCCACCCTGCACTTTTACCGGACACCAGCACCGCAACATACCGGGTGGTCAGCCGGCTTTTTCTGGAAGCGAATCTACACCTGAATCCGCAGATGCCAACCAACTACCTGGAAACCATCAAAATGATGACCAGCGTTGGCCTGGGCTGGAGTGTTCTTCCCCTGCGCATGGTTGATGACAGCCTGAGGGTGCTTGAGGTGGGCAAGCGAGTTTCGAGGGTGCTTGGTGGAATTGGTCTCTCCGGGCGGCAGCTCAGCAACGCTGCCCGGGCACTGCTGGAAATAGTTCAGGAAGAAGAGAATGCCTGAACTTCAACCCTCACCAGGCCCGGGTGGCGGCCGCAGGCCTCGCCAAGTGATCACGATTGCAATTGCCATGGCGGCAGCACCACCCCAAAAGGCCGCCGAGGTGCTGAAGCCATCCACCAGAAACCCCGACAGCCAGGCACCCAGTGCGCCGCCAGCTCCAAACGTCAGGCCGCTGTAAAGGGCCTGCCCCTGGCCGTGATGATGCTTGCCGAAAAAGCCCTGGATGTACTGAACCGAAATCGCATGCAATGCGCCATAAGACGCCGCATGCAGCAGCTGTGCGAACAGCAGCACGACAACAACATCGGTGACCTCGGCAATCAAGATCCAGCGGATCATGGTTAATGTCAGAGCGCCAACCGCAATCTGGCGCACCGTAAAAATGCGAGTTAACCGATGCATCACCAGAAACAGCGCAATCTCTGCAAAAACACCCAGAGACCACAACAGACCGATCGACAGTTTGCTGTATCCGTGCTGTTCCAGATGAATGCTGAAGAAGGTGTAATAAGCACCATGGGATACCTGCAGGAGGAAGTTCATCATAAAGAAGGTCACCACCGCCGGGTGCGTGACGATGGCTTTCAGGCTTCCTTTCGGTGCCGGCGGCTTTCGCTCGCCCCGCTCGGCAGGCACCAGGAAGGCTGACACCGCAATGCCCGCAAATACCGGCAGCAAAAGCCATGGCAGGTTCTGAATCGGCACCATTTCCAACAATCCGCCAACCAGCGCTACCGCTCCGATAAACCCCACCGAGCCCCAAAGCCGAACCCGCCCGTATTTCTCCTTCTGCTCGCCCAGGGTGCGCAGGGTGATCACCTCATACAGCGGCAGAATGGCATTCCAGAAAAACGTGAACGCCAGCATGACCAGCAGCAACCCATAGAACCCCGGTTCCATAAACACACCGGCGAAGAACAGCGAACCGGTAATAGCGCCAAACCGGACGAGACGAACCCGTTGTCCGGTTTTATCGCCTAACCAGCCCCAGACACTGGGGGCAATAATTTTGGTCAGCTGGATCGTCGCCATCAGGGTGGCGATCTGGAGATAGGAAAATCCCTGGCCTTCGAGGTAAAGGGACCAGTATGGCAGGAGCCCACCGAGGAGAGCGAAGAACCAGAAATAGAGGTTGGAAAGGCGCCAGTAGATAGAAATACCCCGCAAGTCAGGCTGCTTTGTCGGGACTCACTGCCCAAAAATGTGGAGCGCCAAGGATGGCGCGACCAAGCCCTACAGGGAAGTATTCACGGGCGCTTTTTGGGCAGTGAGTCCCGACAAAGCAGCTTCACCAAGCCTGATAAACAGATTCAGAGCTGACCAATCACCGGCGTAGAAACAGACACGTCGGCGTTCTGCCCACGGTGTCGCAGATAATGGTCCATCAACACAATGGCCATCATAGCCTCGGCGATGGGCGTTGCCCGAATACCAACACAGGGATCATGCCGCCCGGTGGTGATCACTTCACAGGGATCGCCGTTCACATCAATACCCCGCCCCGGCAACCGCAGACTCGAAGTGGGCTTGAGCGCAATACTGGCCACAATGGGTTGGCCCGATGAAATGCCACCCAGCACACCACCCGCATTGTTCGAGAGGAAGCCTTCGGGCGTCATCTCATCCCGGTGCTCGGTGCCCTTTTGCTCAATACAATCAAATCCAGCGCCAATCTCCACGCCCTTCACAGCATTGATACTCATGAGTGCATGGGCCAGATCCGCATCCAGACGATCAAAGATCGGCTCGCCAAGCCCTGGCGGCACGCCCTCGGCAACCACGTTAATACGGGCACCGATGGAATCCCCCTCCTTGCGGAGTGCATCCATGTAGGCTTCCATCTCGGCAACCTTGTCCGCATCCGGGCAGAAAAACGGGTTCTGATGAACCTGCTCCCAATCCAGTTTTTCGGCCTTGATAGGGCCCAATTGAGACAGATAACCGCGAATCCGGATTCCCAGGCGTTGCTCCAGGAATTTCCTTGCAACCGCGCCGGCAGCCACACGCATGGCAGTCTCACGGGCGGAAGAACGACCACCACCGCGGTAATCCCGAACACCGTACTTGTGCATGTAGGTATAGTCGGCGTGAGCCGGTCGGAACTGTTCGGAGATCTTGGAATAATCCTTGGAACGCTGGTCGGTATTCTCGATCACCAGACCGATCGGAGTGCCTGTGGTCTTACCCTCAAAAACACCGGACAGGATTCTTACCTCATCGGCTTCCCGACGCTGGGTGGTATGCCTGGAGGTGCCAGGCTTGCGGCGATCAAGATCCCGCTGCATATCTGCCTCAGAGAGCTCGAGCCCGGGAGGACAGCCATCAATAATGCACCCCAATGCAGGCCCGTGGCTTTCGCCGAATGAGGTGACCGTAAACAGTTTTCCGAAAGAATTTCCCGACATAATTCAGTATCTTGTTCAGCTTTATTGAGAATTCAGATTAACTGGATGCCTGCCACTGACGCAGGTCCGGTTCGGTAATCAGAAAGACGCCATCACCGCCATTCTCGAACTCCAACCAGGTCAGCGGAAGATCAGGATAGGCCTCATCCATTGCCACCCAGCTGTTACCAACCTCAACAACAAGAAGTCCACCAGGGGTAAGATGGTCAGCCGCACCGGCAATAATACGGTGGGCGATATCCAGCCCATCTTCGCCTGCGGCAAGGCCGAGTTCCGGCTCATGGCGGTATTCATCCGGCATGCCGGACAAATCTTCCGCATCAACATAAGGCGGATTGCTTACGATGATATCGTAACGGCCCTTTATATTTTCAAAGACATCCGACTGTACGGTACGAACCCGTTCCCGGACTCCGTGCAGTTCAATATTCGATTCCGCTACCTCCAGCGCATCTGCGGAGATGTCCGAGAGGTCCACTTCCGCTTCGATGAAAACGGATGCAGCACCAATGCCAATACAGCCGCTTCCCGTACAGAGATCGAGGATCCGTTCAACCGGCTTATCCGCCAGCCAGGGCTGAAAGCCGTTTTCAATCAGTTCACCAATGGGCGAGCGCGGCACCAGTACCCTTTGGTCCACATGGAACGGCATGCCCATGAACCAGGCCTCTCCCAACAGGTAGGCCAATGGCACTCGTTCATTTACCCGGCGGTCGATCCTTTCCAGAATCAGCTCTCGCTCTTCACGGGTCAGGCGCGCATCCAGGAACAGCGTGTTGTTTTCCAGAGGAAGATACAGGCTACGCATGACCAGCTGAACCGCCTCATCCCAGACGTTATCCGTTCCGTGGCCGAAAAACAGGGGCGAAGCGGCAAACTTTGAGGAGGCGTAACGAAGGTAATCCCGAACGCTGTGAAGGTCGTCAATGGGGCTGGTCACAAACATAAATCCTGTGCGAGAGCGTGTCAGCGCAGGATTATACGCTGTTTATCCGCCCAACTGCAGCCCACGCGCAACGGCTGTCGCCAATTGCCTCAGATCGCCAAAGGGCCGGAGCTGTTACGGCTTTCCTCGTACCGATCCAGGGCAGCTGCCATTCGCTCCCTGCCCAGTTGAATCAACTCCGGCGCTTTGTGGTAATCGTAGCTCCGACAGGCATTCTTGGGGATATTAACCAGCAAATCGGGTGGGTATCCGGCAATTTTGTACTGCACCAACGCGCTCTGCATCGTCTCGATGGTGAGGTTCATCACGTCGAATTTCCCAATGCCAAGCTTGTCCCAATCGATGGTTTCGTGTTCTTCCTGACTCTTCTTGTCAGTTGGTTTCTTGTCGTGCTGCTTCTGATGTTCCTTCTTATGCACCGCTCGGCTGATTTTCTCTTCAGGGCTGTCGCCGTTGTCCGGCTTTCGGGCCGTCAGGGATTTCAGGGTGTCCCAGTCGAACCAACGCGACGCTTTCTCGCGGATCGTATCCACCCACTCGTCCATGTCCGTGTGATCATCCCCCGCGGGCGCGAATGCGGCGTCCGGAATTCGCCGTCTACGGTCATCCTCACCGCTGAGGTTAACCGCCACGATCATATCGGCGTGGGACGATATGGTTGGGATGATCGGCAGCGGATTGAGCAAGGCCCCGTCAACAAGAACCCGGCCGTTGAGAACCAGCGGCGTGACAACGCTTGGAATAGCCACTGAGGCGCGAATGGCCTGATCCAACGGGCCTTCCTGGAACCAGATTTCCTTGTGGGCAAGCAGATCGGTGGCAACAGCGGTAAAAGCGATAGGCAGGTTCTCGATCCGGGTGTCGCCCAGCATTTCCCTGACCACCGAAAAGATCTTCTCTCCGCGAATAGCGCCAACAGAATTGAAAGTAACGTCCAGCAGTTTCAGGACATCAAACTGGCCCAATCCCGTGACCCAGTCCTTGTAATCCTGCATCTTGCCGGCCCCGAACATGCCGCCTATCAATGCGCCCATGGAGCAGCCAGAGATGGCAACAATGTCGTAGCCACGCTCTACCAGAATTTCTATGGCACCGATATGGGCATACCCACGGGCGCCGCCACTTCCCAGCGTCAGGGCGACGGTCTTGCGAGGCTTGTTTCGGTTATCCCCTTTTTCAGGATTGGCCGGTGCATGCGTGGAGGAAACATCCGAACTTTTGAGGACCTTGGAGACATTGTCCTGAGGATCGTGCTCTGGGGGCTTGTCCTTCTGCTCTTTGTCGTCGTCCTTTGTTGGGCCCATGACCATTACCTCGTAATCACTATCACTTCTACCC
This genomic stretch from Marinobacter salsuginis harbors:
- the asd gene encoding aspartate-semialdehyde dehydrogenase — protein: MKRVGLVGWRGMVGSVLMQRMREENDFADIEPVFFTTSQAGKPAPDVGKEGVPPLQDAFDVEILKTMDVIVTCQGGDYTGAVYQKLRDAGWEGYWIDAASTLRMVDHSVIVLDPVNRNVIDAALEKGVKDYIGGNCTVSLMMLALGGLLEQDLIEWVSPMTYQAASGSGAQNMRELLNQMGELNQSVKSELDDPSSAILEIDRKVTETMRSDGFPTEHFQVPLAGSLIPFIDKQLDNGMSKEEWKAGVETNKILGRSDNPIPIDGICVRIGAMRSHSQALTIKLKKDLPVSEIESILAKANDWVKVIPNDRDATIEELTPAKVTGTLSVPIGRIRKLTMGPEYISAFTVGDQLLWGAAEPLRRMLRILQER
- the leuB gene encoding 3-isopropylmalate dehydrogenase, whose product is MSRTILMLPGDGIGPEIVAEAEKVLHKINDQFNLGLSFESGLVGGAAIDEADTPLPDETLEKATRADAILLGAVGGPQWDSLPMAKRPEKGLLGLRSNLELFANLRPAILYPQLASASSLKPEVVSGLDIMIVRELTGGIYFGQPRGVRELESGERQGYNTYAYTESEIRRIGRVAFEAAQQRGKKLCSVDKANVLEVTVLWREIMNDLRREYPDVELSHMYVDNAAMQLVRAPKQFDVIVTGNMFGDILSDEAAMLTGSIGMLPSASLNSEKQGMYEPCHGSAPDIAGQGIANPLATILSAAMMLRYSLNEEKAAEAIEAAVSKVLDQGLRTADIMSEGAKKVSTREMGEAVLAAL
- the leuD gene encoding 3-isopropylmalate dehydratase small subunit, with product MRAFKQHQGVVAPMDRSNVDTDMIIPKQFLKSIKRTGFGPNLFDELRYMDEGKPDQDCSTRPINPDFVLNQDRYKNASVLLARRNFGCGSSREHAPWALEDFGFRVIIAPSFADIFYNNCFKNGLLPIVLPEEVVDQLFKEVEQSEGYQLAVDLEARTVTTPAGETFTFEVDDFRRHCLLNGLDDIGVTLEDAELIRSYEESRRKTAPWLFGAGS
- the leuC gene encoding 3-isopropylmalate dehydratase large subunit, which translates into the protein MAGKTLYDKLWDDHLVKQRDDGSALIYIDRQLLHEVTSPQAFEGLRLAGRKPWRIDANIATPDHNVPTTDRDRGVEGIVDPVSRIQVETLDKNCDEFGILEFKIKDQRQGIVHVIGPEQGATLPGMSIVCGDSHTSTHGAFGCLAHGIGTSEVEHVLATQCLVQKKMKNMLVKVNGKLGPGVTGKDVVLAIIGKIGTAGGTGYAIEFGGEAIQGLSMEGRMTICNMSIEAGARVGMVAVDDTTIEYVRNRPFGPEGEQWDAAVEYWRTLHSDSDAVFDKVVELEGSEIQPQVSWGTSPEMVAGIDGKVPDPEQEADPIKREGIVRALKYMGLQPNMAITDIKLDRVFIGSCTNSRIEDLREAAAVVKGRKVSPILKQAMVVPGSGLVKAQAEQEGLDKIFIEAGLEWRDPGCSMCLAMNADKLGQGEHCASTSNRNFEGRQGFGGRTHLVSPAMAAAAAVTGHFVDVRELMN
- a CDS encoding LysR family transcriptional regulator, which produces MDSNALKAFLTIVDQGSFSEAAETLHLTQPAISKRLAALENQLGTSLIDRSHRQIRLTDAGSRLLPHARRILDEIHNARVALSPDSGQVEGELQIIASHHIGLHHLPNWLRRFKREYPQVSINLQFMESDAAYEQMRKRNAELAFVTLSDSMEPSFHVFAQWPDQMVFVAGAEHPLASLKRPGLSNLAGHPALLPDTSTATYRVVSRLFLEANLHLNPQMPTNYLETIKMMTSVGLGWSVLPLRMVDDSLRVLEVGKRVSRVLGGIGLSGRQLSNAARALLEIVQEEENA
- a CDS encoding MFS transporter; amino-acid sequence: MRGISIYWRLSNLYFWFFALLGGLLPYWSLYLEGQGFSYLQIATLMATIQLTKIIAPSVWGWLGDKTGQRVRLVRFGAITGSLFFAGVFMEPGFYGLLLVMLAFTFFWNAILPLYEVITLRTLGEQKEKYGRVRLWGSVGFIGAVALVGGLLEMVPIQNLPWLLLPVFAGIAVSAFLVPAERGERKPPAPKGSLKAIVTHPAVVTFFMMNFLLQVSHGAYYTFFSIHLEQHGYSKLSIGLLWSLGVFAEIALFLVMHRLTRIFTVRQIAVGALTLTMIRWILIAEVTDVVVVLLFAQLLHAASYGALHAISVQYIQGFFGKHHHGQGQALYSGLTFGAGGALGAWLSGFLVDGFSTSAAFWGGAAAMAIAIVITWRGLRPPPGPGEG
- the aroC gene encoding chorismate synthase yields the protein MSGNSFGKLFTVTSFGESHGPALGCIIDGCPPGLELSEADMQRDLDRRKPGTSRHTTQRREADEVRILSGVFEGKTTGTPIGLVIENTDQRSKDYSKISEQFRPAHADYTYMHKYGVRDYRGGGRSSARETAMRVAAGAVARKFLEQRLGIRIRGYLSQLGPIKAEKLDWEQVHQNPFFCPDADKVAEMEAYMDALRKEGDSIGARINVVAEGVPPGLGEPIFDRLDADLAHALMSINAVKGVEIGAGFDCIEQKGTEHRDEMTPEGFLSNNAGGVLGGISSGQPIVASIALKPTSSLRLPGRGIDVNGDPCEVITTGRHDPCVGIRATPIAEAMMAIVLMDHYLRHRGQNADVSVSTPVIGQL
- the prmB gene encoding 50S ribosomal protein L3 N(5)-glutamine methyltransferase, yielding MTSPIDDLHSVRDYLRYASSKFAASPLFFGHGTDNVWDEAVQLVMRSLYLPLENNTLFLDARLTREERELILERIDRRVNERVPLAYLLGEAWFMGMPFHVDQRVLVPRSPIGELIENGFQPWLADKPVERILDLCTGSGCIGIGAASVFIEAEVDLSDISADALEVAESNIELHGVRERVRTVQSDVFENIKGRYDIIVSNPPYVDAEDLSGMPDEYRHEPELGLAAGEDGLDIAHRIIAGAADHLTPGGLLVVEVGNSWVAMDEAYPDLPLTWLEFENGGDGVFLITEPDLRQWQASS
- a CDS encoding patatin-like phospholipase family protein, translating into MGPTKDDDKEQKDKPPEHDPQDNVSKVLKSSDVSSTHAPANPEKGDNRNKPRKTVALTLGSGGARGYAHIGAIEILVERGYDIVAISGCSMGALIGGMFGAGKMQDYKDWVTGLGQFDVLKLLDVTFNSVGAIRGEKIFSVVREMLGDTRIENLPIAFTAVATDLLAHKEIWFQEGPLDQAIRASVAIPSVVTPLVLNGRVLVDGALLNPLPIIPTISSHADMIVAVNLSGEDDRRRRIPDAAFAPAGDDHTDMDEWVDTIREKASRWFDWDTLKSLTARKPDNGDSPEEKISRAVHKKEHQKQHDKKPTDKKSQEEHETIDWDKLGIGKFDVMNLTIETMQSALVQYKIAGYPPDLLVNIPKNACRSYDYHKAPELIQLGRERMAAALDRYEESRNSSGPLAI